A stretch of Rhea pennata isolate bPtePen1 unplaced genomic scaffold, bPtePen1.pri scaffold_32, whole genome shotgun sequence DNA encodes these proteins:
- the LOC134154625 gene encoding olfactory receptor 14A16-like yields the protein MHNSSSLNEFLLLAFADTQELQLLHFSLFLGIYLAALLGNGLIITAIACDHRLHTPMYFFLLNLSFLDLGSISTSVPKSMANSLRNTRAISYSGCTAQVFLVVFLLSAEYSLLTVMAYDRYVAICKPLHYGILMNSRACVRMAAAAWASGFLNALLHTGNTFSIPLCQGNRVDQFFCEIPQILKLSCADSYLREVWLIVVTACLVFGCFVFIVLSYVQIFTVVLRIPSEQGQRKAFSMCLPHLAVVSLFVSTVIFAYLRPSSISSPVLDLVVAVLYSVVPPTVNPLIYSMRNKELQEAVRKLVQMVLLQQ from the coding sequence AtgcacaacagcagctccctcaacgagttcctcctcctggcatttgcggacacccaggagctgcagctcttgcacttctcgcTCTTCCTGGGtatctacctggctgccctcctgggcaacggcctcatcatcacagccataGCCTGTGACCACCgtctccacacccccatgtacttcttcctccttaaTCTCTCATTCCTCGACCTTGGCTCCATTTCCACCTCTGTCCCtaaatccatggccaattccctgaggaacaccagggccatttcctactcaggatgtaCTGCACAGGTCTTTCTGGTTGTCTTCTTGCTTTCCGCAGagtattctctcctcactgtcatggcctatgatCGCTAcgttgccatctgcaaaccccTGCACTATGGGATCCTCATgaacagcagagcttgtgtcagaatggcagcagctgcctgggccagtgggtttctcaatgctctcctgcacactggaaacacattttccataccactctgccaaggcaacagagtggaccagttcttctgtgaaatcccccagatcctcaagcttTCCTGTGcagactcctacctcagggaagtttGGCTTATTGTGGTTACTGCCTGCTTAGTCTTTgggtgctttgttttcattgtgctaTCGtatgtgcagatcttcactgttgtgctgaggatcccctctgagcagggccagcgcaaagccttttccatgtgcctcccgcacctggctgtggtctccctcTTTGTCAGCACTGTCATCTTTGCCTACCTGAGgccctcctccatctcctccccagtTCTAGATttggtggtggctgttctgtactcagtggtgcctccaacagtgaaccctctcatctacagcatgaggaacaaggagcttcaggaggcagtgaggaaacTGGTTCAGATGGTACTACTTCAGCAGTAA
- the LOC134154560 gene encoding olfactory receptor 14J1-like translates to MSNSSSLNEFLLLAFADTWQLQLWHFVLFLGIYLAALLGNRLIITAIACEHRLHTPMYFFLLNLSILDLGFISTTVPKSMANSLWNTRAISYSGCAAQIFFFIIFISAEYSLLTVMAYDRYVAICRPLHYRTLMDSKACVKKAAAAWASGFLCAVLHTGNTFSIQFCQGNVLDQFFCEIPQILKLSCADSYLREVGALVFGACFFFGCLVFIVLTYVQIFIAVLRIPSEQGRHKAFSMCLPHLAVVSLFICTSFFAYLKPPHFSSPTLDLVVAVLYAVVPPTLNPIIYSMRKKELKDTLRKLLSKEDLPYVQVENFTLLRMCSEVS, encoded by the coding sequence ATGTCCAACAGTAGCTCCCTCAACGAGTTCCTGCTCCTGGCATTTGCCGATACATGGCAGTTGCAACTCTGGCACTTTGTGCtgttcctgggcatctacctggctgctctcctgggcaaccgcctcatcatcacagccataGCCTGTGAACACCgtctccacacccccatgtacttcttcctcctcaatcTCTCCATCCTTGACCTTGGTttcatctccaccactgtccccaaatccatggccaattccctctggaacaccagggccatttcctattcaggatgtgctgcccagaTCTTCTTCTTTATCATCTTCATTTCAGCTGagtattctctcctcactgtcatggcctatgatcgctatgttgccatctgcagaccccTGCACTACAGGACCCTCATGGACAGCAAAGCTTGTGTcaaaaaggcagcagctgcctgggccagtggctttctctgtgcagtgctgcacactGGAAACACATTCTCAATACAATTCTGCCAAGGCAATGTCCtagaccagttcttctgtgaaatcccccagatcctcaagctctcctgtgcAGACTCCTACCTCAGAGAAGTTGGGGCTCTTGTATTTGGtgcctgttttttctttggGTGTTTAGTTTTCATTGTGCTAACTTACGTGCAGATCTTCattgctgtgctgaggatcccctccgagcagggccggcacaaagccttttccatgtgcctccctcacctggccgTGGTCTCTCTCTTTATCTGCACCTCATTTTTCgcctacctgaagccccccCATTTTTCCTCCCCAACTCTGGATCTagtggtggctgttctgtatgcagtggtgcctccaacaTTGAACCCcatcatctacagcatgaggaagaAGGAGCTCAAGGACACCCTGAGGAAACTGCTT